In the genome of bacterium, one region contains:
- a CDS encoding glycosyltransferase yields the protein MTQPSTPSPKPRVLALVVARRGDEITDVLESIESQVYEVEEVVVIAERRPDVARETAGPRTARRLSEALDAVDGPVDYLWMLDSRTTARPDALAALIDAAESLEASVVGSKVLDTDYPDRLLSVGGPTDVFGFPSTGLETGEIDQEQFDVIRDVAFLEPASLLVRRDLAEGLGGLDHSLPYLSFGLDICQRARVVGGRVVVTPGSEVFSRASGAQRPTTWREQAGRLRIMLKTYSAVTLAWALPALFLVGLATWLFRLGKGFITGPVDWVRTWAWNLLYLPSTLAARQRAPTTSMESDAELFRFQVRGSLELREIAAELGALLGAGAEEEEPDDRAPPAFWQRPDVITTVLGVALVLVFTRSIIAEGLPATGYLLPLAESAWETLRAYAGGWHPGGLGSPEPMHPSIGATAAIQLLLGGRGGAAGILTVVAVASGVAGMVALIRRLGLSRGARLVAGAVFVAGFPVLWLAGDGYWPGLLALGGLPWSLLGVVGPDPETVPGWTGRLARVGLATAASAVFVPLSIVITMLFGLVWASMARLIRPLVIGAAGSVLALPVLLPWLSGRGIAGVLETGAPFHPDPSWWVAVPVLVAGAAAMVVARGRPLSVAATGAVIGSVGFLVARAGSAGAGQEVTVAGLIATAAGTALVVAGALDAPASLGIDVSLPRTATAYAAMVAAIVVGLTSLVAAPAGRMGLPDDRFGTLAFASSRAEAHGPDRVLLTGPPETLPGQHRVLPDGTPYRLIGGVLDYPQAWLPEARLGDAALEETLVGLVAGEELRPGELLARFGIRWVAVTGPSPIADAMSAQLDMRPLAGLFVGDSGGVWENDVPAYRAVTDGGEAWSWTAPDYEGRQAGGSVRIAENADHRWGPGAWQQDGWANRVPAEAGVAAFGGVGSFRFQARAAGVVVIVLAGLSLVRTRREAGDRPV from the coding sequence ATGACCCAACCCTCTACTCCGTCACCGAAGCCGCGCGTCCTAGCGCTGGTGGTGGCCCGCAGGGGGGACGAGATCACCGACGTGCTGGAAAGCATCGAGTCCCAAGTCTACGAGGTCGAGGAGGTGGTGGTCATCGCCGAGCGGCGGCCGGATGTCGCACGAGAGACGGCCGGGCCCAGGACGGCCCGGCGGCTGTCGGAGGCTCTCGACGCAGTTGACGGTCCGGTGGACTACCTGTGGATGTTGGACTCCCGTACCACCGCCCGACCCGACGCCCTGGCCGCGCTGATCGACGCCGCCGAGAGCCTGGAGGCCTCCGTGGTGGGCTCGAAGGTCCTCGACACCGACTATCCCGACCGGCTGCTCTCCGTGGGCGGGCCCACCGATGTGTTCGGGTTCCCGTCCACGGGCCTGGAGACCGGGGAGATCGATCAGGAGCAGTTCGACGTCATCCGGGACGTGGCCTTCCTGGAGCCGGCTTCGCTACTCGTCAGGAGGGACCTGGCCGAAGGTCTGGGAGGGTTGGATCACTCCCTGCCGTACCTCTCCTTCGGCCTGGACATCTGCCAGAGGGCACGGGTGGTGGGCGGACGGGTAGTGGTGACCCCGGGCTCGGAGGTCTTCAGCCGGGCCAGTGGCGCCCAGCGGCCCACAACCTGGCGGGAGCAGGCCGGGCGGCTTCGGATCATGCTCAAGACGTACTCCGCGGTGACCCTCGCTTGGGCCCTACCCGCCCTGTTCCTGGTGGGTCTGGCTACCTGGCTCTTCCGGCTCGGGAAAGGCTTCATCACCGGACCGGTGGACTGGGTTCGCACCTGGGCCTGGAACCTGCTCTACCTGCCCTCGACCCTGGCGGCGCGGCAGCGCGCCCCGACCACTTCCATGGAGTCCGACGCCGAGCTGTTCCGCTTCCAGGTCCGCGGCTCGCTGGAGTTGCGCGAGATCGCGGCCGAACTGGGCGCCCTGCTCGGCGCCGGCGCCGAGGAGGAGGAGCCGGACGATCGCGCCCCGCCGGCCTTCTGGCAGAGACCGGATGTGATAACGACAGTGCTGGGGGTGGCGCTGGTACTGGTGTTCACCCGCTCCATCATCGCAGAGGGACTGCCGGCGACCGGATACCTGCTGCCGCTGGCCGAATCGGCCTGGGAAACCCTCCGCGCCTATGCCGGGGGATGGCATCCGGGCGGGTTGGGCAGTCCCGAGCCCATGCATCCTTCGATCGGCGCCACCGCCGCCATCCAGCTACTTCTGGGCGGCCGCGGCGGGGCCGCCGGCATTCTCACGGTGGTCGCGGTCGCGTCGGGTGTGGCCGGCATGGTGGCTCTGATCCGCAGGCTCGGCCTCAGCCGCGGGGCGCGCCTGGTGGCCGGGGCGGTGTTCGTAGCCGGGTTCCCGGTGCTGTGGCTGGCCGGGGATGGCTACTGGCCCGGCCTCCTGGCGCTCGGCGGGCTCCCCTGGTCGTTGCTCGGGGTGGTCGGGCCGGACCCGGAGACCGTTCCGGGCTGGACGGGGCGTCTCGCCAGGGTGGGTCTCGCCACCGCCGCCTCGGCCGTCTTCGTCCCGCTTTCGATAGTGATAACCATGCTGTTCGGGCTGGTTTGGGCGTCAATGGCGCGGCTCATCCGTCCCCTGGTCATCGGCGCGGCCGGGTCGGTGCTCGCTCTCCCCGTGCTGCTGCCGTGGTTGAGCGGGCGCGGGATAGCGGGGGTGCTGGAGACGGGCGCGCCCTTCCACCCCGATCCATCCTGGTGGGTGGCTGTTCCGGTGCTGGTGGCGGGCGCTGCGGCCATGGTGGTTGCCCGCGGCCGGCCGCTGTCGGTGGCCGCTACGGGTGCGGTGATCGGATCGGTCGGCTTTCTCGTGGCGCGGGCCGGCTCTGCGGGCGCGGGCCAGGAAGTCACGGTCGCGGGCCTGATCGCCACGGCTGCCGGAACGGCGCTGGTCGTGGCCGGTGCCCTGGACGCGCCGGCCTCGCTCGGTATCGACGTCTCGCTGCCGCGGACCGCGACCGCTTACGCGGCCATGGTGGCCGCCATCGTGGTCGGACTGACCTCGCTGGTCGCGGCGCCGGCCGGCCGCATGGGGCTGCCCGACGACCGGTTCGGCACTCTCGCGTTCGCCTCCAGCCGGGCGGAGGCCCACGGTCCCGACCGGGTGCTGTTGACCGGGCCGCCGGAAACCCTTCCGGGACAGCATCGGGTGCTTCCGGATGGCACGCCCTACCGCCTTATCGGCGGCGTCCTGGACTATCCACAGGCCTGGCTCCCCGAAGCCCGCCTGGGAGATGCTGCCCTCGAGGAAACCCTGGTCGGGTTGGTGGCCGGGGAGGAGCTTCGCCCCGGAGAGCTGCTGGCGCGGTTCGGCATCCGCTGGGTGGCGGTCACAGGTCCCAGCCCGATAGCTGACGCCATGAGCGCGCAGCTGGATATGCGGCCGCTCGCCGGCCTCTTCGTGGGGGACTCCGGCGGGGTGTGGGAGAACGATGTGCCCGCCTACCGGGCGGTGACCGATGGTGGGGAGGCGTGGTCGTGGACGGCGCCCGACTACGAGGGCCGCCAGGCCGGAGGCTCGGTCCGGATCGCGGAGAACGCCGACCACCGATGGGGCCCGGGCGCCTGGCAACAGGACGGCTGGGCCAACCGCGTGCCGGCGGAGGCGGGGGTCGCCGCCTTCGGAGGGGTGGGTTCGTTCCGGTTCCAGGCACGGGCGGCAGGCGTCGTGGTGATCGTGCTGGCGGGCCTGTCGCTGGTGCGGACCAGGCGTGAGGCCGGGGACCGACCGGTATGA
- a CDS encoding DUF5719 family protein, with product MTRIIGLAVAALAVVVATMQPAPGPPVPAVETTNRAEAPTGRASHFAHCPWSRSDSLRSSAYSVLGEGPAGFDLSFLEGGSVDDRLSGRTDANAAARVENPRPVGASSAMVEFSGNVGSVGVVTTGESLLAGDLCSGRIPDSWHLPGGSTLEGESLVLRLFNPFTADARVDLWAFSELGIEAGEALEGLAVPARRTRVVAFEELLPGRESLSVIVRPVVGSVIPAMVLDTGTDVAVWPGSDAGDGWEFPVAGAVGLRSDLVLTNEASIPVNFLLEAFDESGARLPTQVGRIEGPGQARVSLDGLSSSGFGVRVTGDGPFGAVIVARSETGVAATVGARTTATGWLVPGPGVVASGSRLRFLNAGVTELTATYRTLTPEGRTRANVIGIPPNSVRTVHIAAPEVAGVRVTADGPLTVGWLATVSGRAMFSGAIPSG from the coding sequence ATGACCCGCATAATCGGCTTGGCCGTGGCCGCCCTCGCCGTCGTGGTGGCGACCATGCAACCGGCCCCCGGGCCGCCGGTACCGGCCGTGGAGACGACCAACCGTGCAGAGGCGCCGACCGGCAGGGCATCCCACTTCGCCCACTGTCCCTGGTCGCGTTCCGACAGCCTCCGGAGTTCGGCCTACAGCGTGCTGGGGGAGGGACCGGCGGGCTTCGACCTCTCCTTCCTCGAGGGCGGTTCGGTGGACGACAGGTTGTCGGGCCGGACCGACGCGAACGCGGCGGCCAGGGTCGAGAACCCGCGTCCGGTCGGCGCCAGCTCCGCGATGGTCGAGTTCTCCGGGAACGTGGGCTCGGTCGGCGTGGTGACCACAGGTGAGAGTCTGCTGGCGGGTGACCTGTGCTCGGGGAGGATTCCGGACTCCTGGCACTTGCCGGGAGGCTCCACGCTGGAGGGTGAGAGCCTGGTCCTCCGCCTCTTCAACCCCTTCACCGCCGACGCCCGGGTCGATCTCTGGGCATTCAGCGAGTTGGGCATCGAGGCCGGAGAAGCTCTGGAGGGATTGGCGGTTCCGGCCCGGCGCACGCGGGTAGTGGCCTTCGAGGAGTTGCTGCCCGGCCGGGAGTCGCTGTCGGTGATAGTCCGCCCGGTCGTGGGTTCGGTCATCCCGGCGATGGTGCTCGACACCGGCACGGACGTAGCGGTCTGGCCCGGCTCGGACGCAGGCGACGGATGGGAGTTCCCGGTAGCGGGCGCGGTCGGGCTCCGGAGTGACCTGGTCCTGACCAACGAGGCCTCCATCCCGGTCAACTTCCTGCTCGAGGCATTCGACGAGTCCGGGGCGCGGTTACCCACCCAGGTGGGCCGTATCGAGGGGCCCGGGCAGGCGCGGGTGTCTTTGGACGGGTTGAGTTCCTCCGGGTTCGGGGTGCGGGTGACCGGCGACGGACCCTTCGGCGCGGTCATCGTGGCTCGCTCGGAGACCGGCGTGGCCGCAACCGTCGGGGCTCGGACCACGGCAACCGGATGGCTGGTGCCGGGCCCGGGGGTGGTCGCATCCGGGAGCCGGCTCAGGTTCCTCAACGCCGGGGTTACCGAGTTGACCGCCACCTACCGCACGCTCACTCCCGAGGGAAGGACCCGTGCCAATGTGATCGGGATTCCCCCCAACTCGGTCCGCACCGTCCACATTGCCGCCCCGGAGGTCGCGGGTGTCCGGGTCACCGCCGACGGCCCGCTGACGGTGGGGTGGCTGGCGACCGTGTCCGGCCGGGCGATGTTCTCGGGGGCGATCCCGAGTGGCTGA